In Tachypleus tridentatus isolate NWPU-2018 chromosome 7, ASM421037v1, whole genome shotgun sequence, a genomic segment contains:
- the LOC143255774 gene encoding stromal membrane-associated protein 1-like isoform X1: MSNKFERERQKQIQEKCQTILAQLLREEDNKYCVDCDAKGPRWASWNLGVFLCIRCAGIHRNLGVHITKVKSVNLDTWTPEQIGILQEMGNSRARAVYEANLPDNFRRPQTDSSLEAFIRAKYEHKRYIAKEWVPPSNPKPAFNIEEKKKKRTKPKGLGNIEIPALQQPAAVPRPHATSNSTSSIPKIRSSNSPSQPPLPLGKSQPISSDLLGTDISKTEAADDIFDSFLSAPVVSSATPTTTTVNCTVTVRDSGPENASQTAQLDDKDFFNQIAPSESQKKSVLTKESILSLYGSGASQGPQQPSYVLPAGLYVPQPIYQTPSVIGGLQPGGQLGVPNGMIGNQFQSNEVLQSASAVPSTNPFISLEVGQQGGAAWGSGVSNSGQGSPGFGQLHQQMASLQLGGQPWGVMGNLQPLNPTLGGQPMSVSSSTGMGTVQPTTGTWSQSPQDHTLSTNLWH, encoded by the exons GACCAAGATGGGCATCTTGGAACTTGGGAGTTTTCCTTTGCATTCGATGTGCAGGCATTCATAGGAATCTTGGTGTTCATATTACAAAGGTCAAGTCTGTTAATCTGGATACATGGACACCAGAACAAATTGGT ATTCTGCAGGAAATGGGAAATAGCAGGGCTAGAGCTGTGTATGAAGCTAACCTACCAGACAATTTCCGTAGACCTCAAACTGACTC CTCTTTGGAAGCCTTTATACGTGCTAAATATGAACATAAAAGATACATAGCCAAAGAATGGGTTCCTCCATCCAATCCAAAACCTGCA TTTAAcatagaagaaaagaaaaaaaaacgaaccaAACCCAAAGGATTAGGAAATATAGAGATCCCG GCTCTTCAACAACCAGCAGCAGTTCCAAGACCACATGCAACCTCTAATTCCACTTCTTCTATTCCTAAGATAAGATCATCAAATTCACCATCCCAACCACCTTTACCGCTAGGAAAGTCCCAGCCCATATCCAGTGATCTCCTTGGAACAG ATATTTCAAAAACAGAGGCAGCTGATGATATATTTGATTCATTCCTGAGTGCACCGGTGGTTTCGTCTGCTactccaacaacaacaacagttaattgTACAGTTACAGTCAGAGATTCAGGTCCTGAAAATGCCAGCCAAACAGCACAACTAGATGACAAGGACTTTTTCAACCAAATAGCACCATCAGAATCTCAGAAGAAGAGTGTTTTAACCAAAGAATCAATTCTTTCATTGTATGGATCAGGAGCTTCTCAAGGACCTCAACAGCCATCTTATGTGTTACcag CTGGTTTGTATGTTCCACAGCCAATTTATCAGACTCCATCTGTAATTGGAGGATTGCAGCCTGGTGGTCAACTTGGTGTGCCTAATGGCATGATAGGAAATCAGTTTCAAAGTAATGAAGTGCTTCAG tCTGCATCTGCTGTCCCTTCAACTAATCCTTTCATTTCCCTGGAGGTTGGGCAGCAGGGAGGAGCTGCCTGGGGTAGTGGTGTGTCTAATAGTGGCCAAGGATCACCTGGGTTTGGCCAG CTACACCAGCAGATGGCATCTCTTCAACTGGGAGGGCAGCCTTGGGGTGTGATGGGCAATCTTCAGCCTTTAAACCCCACATTAGGTGGACAACCTATGAGTGTAAGTTCTTCAACAGGAATGGGAACTGTCCAACCCACCACAGGAACCTGGTCTCAGTCACCTCAAGATCACACTTTATCAACTAACCTCTGGCATTGA
- the LOC143255774 gene encoding stromal membrane-associated protein 1-like isoform X3, whose amino-acid sequence MSNKFERERQKQIQEKCQTILAQLLREEDNKYCVDCDAKGPRWASWNLGVFLCIRCAGIHRNLGVHITKVKSVNLDTWTPEQIGILQEMGNSRARAVYEANLPDNFRRPQTDSSLEAFIRAKYEHKRYIAKEWVPPSNPKPAFNIEEKKKKRTKPKGLGNIEIPALQQPAAVPRPHATSNSTSSIPKIRSSNSPSQPPLPLGKSQPISSDLLGTDISKTEAADDIFDSFLSAPVVSSATPTTTTVNCTVTVRDSGPENASQTAQLDDKDFFNQIAPSESQKKSVLTKESILSLYGSGASQGPQQPSYVLPAGLYVPQPIYQTPSVIGGLQPGGQLGVPNGMIGNQFQSNEVLQLHQQMASLQLGGQPWGVMGNLQPLNPTLGGQPMSVSSSTGMGTVQPTTGTWSQSPQDHTLSTNLWH is encoded by the exons GACCAAGATGGGCATCTTGGAACTTGGGAGTTTTCCTTTGCATTCGATGTGCAGGCATTCATAGGAATCTTGGTGTTCATATTACAAAGGTCAAGTCTGTTAATCTGGATACATGGACACCAGAACAAATTGGT ATTCTGCAGGAAATGGGAAATAGCAGGGCTAGAGCTGTGTATGAAGCTAACCTACCAGACAATTTCCGTAGACCTCAAACTGACTC CTCTTTGGAAGCCTTTATACGTGCTAAATATGAACATAAAAGATACATAGCCAAAGAATGGGTTCCTCCATCCAATCCAAAACCTGCA TTTAAcatagaagaaaagaaaaaaaaacgaaccaAACCCAAAGGATTAGGAAATATAGAGATCCCG GCTCTTCAACAACCAGCAGCAGTTCCAAGACCACATGCAACCTCTAATTCCACTTCTTCTATTCCTAAGATAAGATCATCAAATTCACCATCCCAACCACCTTTACCGCTAGGAAAGTCCCAGCCCATATCCAGTGATCTCCTTGGAACAG ATATTTCAAAAACAGAGGCAGCTGATGATATATTTGATTCATTCCTGAGTGCACCGGTGGTTTCGTCTGCTactccaacaacaacaacagttaattgTACAGTTACAGTCAGAGATTCAGGTCCTGAAAATGCCAGCCAAACAGCACAACTAGATGACAAGGACTTTTTCAACCAAATAGCACCATCAGAATCTCAGAAGAAGAGTGTTTTAACCAAAGAATCAATTCTTTCATTGTATGGATCAGGAGCTTCTCAAGGACCTCAACAGCCATCTTATGTGTTACcag CTGGTTTGTATGTTCCACAGCCAATTTATCAGACTCCATCTGTAATTGGAGGATTGCAGCCTGGTGGTCAACTTGGTGTGCCTAATGGCATGATAGGAAATCAGTTTCAAAGTAATGAAGTGCTTCAG CTACACCAGCAGATGGCATCTCTTCAACTGGGAGGGCAGCCTTGGGGTGTGATGGGCAATCTTCAGCCTTTAAACCCCACATTAGGTGGACAACCTATGAGTGTAAGTTCTTCAACAGGAATGGGAACTGTCCAACCCACCACAGGAACCTGGTCTCAGTCACCTCAAGATCACACTTTATCAACTAACCTCTGGCATTGA
- the LOC143255774 gene encoding stromal membrane-associated protein 1-like isoform X4: MSNKFERERQKQIQEKCQTILAQLLREEDNKYCVDCDAKGPRWASWNLGVFLCIRCAGIHRNLGVHITKVKSVNLDTWTPEQIGILQEMGNSRARAVYEANLPDNFRRPQTDSSLEAFIRAKYEHKRYIAKEWVPPSNPKPAFNIEEKKKKRTKPKGLGNIEIPIRSSNSPSQPPLPLGKSQPISSDLLGTDISKTEAADDIFDSFLSAPVVSSATPTTTTVNCTVTVRDSGPENASQTAQLDDKDFFNQIAPSESQKKSVLTKESILSLYGSGASQGPQQPSYVLPAGLYVPQPIYQTPSVIGGLQPGGQLGVPNGMIGNQFQSNEVLQLHQQMASLQLGGQPWGVMGNLQPLNPTLGGQPMSVSSSTGMGTVQPTTGTWSQSPQDHTLSTNLWH, translated from the exons GACCAAGATGGGCATCTTGGAACTTGGGAGTTTTCCTTTGCATTCGATGTGCAGGCATTCATAGGAATCTTGGTGTTCATATTACAAAGGTCAAGTCTGTTAATCTGGATACATGGACACCAGAACAAATTGGT ATTCTGCAGGAAATGGGAAATAGCAGGGCTAGAGCTGTGTATGAAGCTAACCTACCAGACAATTTCCGTAGACCTCAAACTGACTC CTCTTTGGAAGCCTTTATACGTGCTAAATATGAACATAAAAGATACATAGCCAAAGAATGGGTTCCTCCATCCAATCCAAAACCTGCA TTTAAcatagaagaaaagaaaaaaaaacgaaccaAACCCAAAGGATTAGGAAATATAGAGATCCCG ATAAGATCATCAAATTCACCATCCCAACCACCTTTACCGCTAGGAAAGTCCCAGCCCATATCCAGTGATCTCCTTGGAACAG ATATTTCAAAAACAGAGGCAGCTGATGATATATTTGATTCATTCCTGAGTGCACCGGTGGTTTCGTCTGCTactccaacaacaacaacagttaattgTACAGTTACAGTCAGAGATTCAGGTCCTGAAAATGCCAGCCAAACAGCACAACTAGATGACAAGGACTTTTTCAACCAAATAGCACCATCAGAATCTCAGAAGAAGAGTGTTTTAACCAAAGAATCAATTCTTTCATTGTATGGATCAGGAGCTTCTCAAGGACCTCAACAGCCATCTTATGTGTTACcag CTGGTTTGTATGTTCCACAGCCAATTTATCAGACTCCATCTGTAATTGGAGGATTGCAGCCTGGTGGTCAACTTGGTGTGCCTAATGGCATGATAGGAAATCAGTTTCAAAGTAATGAAGTGCTTCAG CTACACCAGCAGATGGCATCTCTTCAACTGGGAGGGCAGCCTTGGGGTGTGATGGGCAATCTTCAGCCTTTAAACCCCACATTAGGTGGACAACCTATGAGTGTAAGTTCTTCAACAGGAATGGGAACTGTCCAACCCACCACAGGAACCTGGTCTCAGTCACCTCAAGATCACACTTTATCAACTAACCTCTGGCATTGA
- the LOC143255774 gene encoding stromal membrane-associated protein 1-like isoform X2, giving the protein MSNKFERERQKQIQEKCQTILAQLLREEDNKYCVDCDAKGPRWASWNLGVFLCIRCAGIHRNLGVHITKVKSVNLDTWTPEQIGILQEMGNSRARAVYEANLPDNFRRPQTDSSLEAFIRAKYEHKRYIAKEWVPPSNPKPAFNIEEKKKKRTKPKGLGNIEIPIRSSNSPSQPPLPLGKSQPISSDLLGTDISKTEAADDIFDSFLSAPVVSSATPTTTTVNCTVTVRDSGPENASQTAQLDDKDFFNQIAPSESQKKSVLTKESILSLYGSGASQGPQQPSYVLPAGLYVPQPIYQTPSVIGGLQPGGQLGVPNGMIGNQFQSNEVLQSASAVPSTNPFISLEVGQQGGAAWGSGVSNSGQGSPGFGQLHQQMASLQLGGQPWGVMGNLQPLNPTLGGQPMSVSSSTGMGTVQPTTGTWSQSPQDHTLSTNLWH; this is encoded by the exons GACCAAGATGGGCATCTTGGAACTTGGGAGTTTTCCTTTGCATTCGATGTGCAGGCATTCATAGGAATCTTGGTGTTCATATTACAAAGGTCAAGTCTGTTAATCTGGATACATGGACACCAGAACAAATTGGT ATTCTGCAGGAAATGGGAAATAGCAGGGCTAGAGCTGTGTATGAAGCTAACCTACCAGACAATTTCCGTAGACCTCAAACTGACTC CTCTTTGGAAGCCTTTATACGTGCTAAATATGAACATAAAAGATACATAGCCAAAGAATGGGTTCCTCCATCCAATCCAAAACCTGCA TTTAAcatagaagaaaagaaaaaaaaacgaaccaAACCCAAAGGATTAGGAAATATAGAGATCCCG ATAAGATCATCAAATTCACCATCCCAACCACCTTTACCGCTAGGAAAGTCCCAGCCCATATCCAGTGATCTCCTTGGAACAG ATATTTCAAAAACAGAGGCAGCTGATGATATATTTGATTCATTCCTGAGTGCACCGGTGGTTTCGTCTGCTactccaacaacaacaacagttaattgTACAGTTACAGTCAGAGATTCAGGTCCTGAAAATGCCAGCCAAACAGCACAACTAGATGACAAGGACTTTTTCAACCAAATAGCACCATCAGAATCTCAGAAGAAGAGTGTTTTAACCAAAGAATCAATTCTTTCATTGTATGGATCAGGAGCTTCTCAAGGACCTCAACAGCCATCTTATGTGTTACcag CTGGTTTGTATGTTCCACAGCCAATTTATCAGACTCCATCTGTAATTGGAGGATTGCAGCCTGGTGGTCAACTTGGTGTGCCTAATGGCATGATAGGAAATCAGTTTCAAAGTAATGAAGTGCTTCAG tCTGCATCTGCTGTCCCTTCAACTAATCCTTTCATTTCCCTGGAGGTTGGGCAGCAGGGAGGAGCTGCCTGGGGTAGTGGTGTGTCTAATAGTGGCCAAGGATCACCTGGGTTTGGCCAG CTACACCAGCAGATGGCATCTCTTCAACTGGGAGGGCAGCCTTGGGGTGTGATGGGCAATCTTCAGCCTTTAAACCCCACATTAGGTGGACAACCTATGAGTGTAAGTTCTTCAACAGGAATGGGAACTGTCCAACCCACCACAGGAACCTGGTCTCAGTCACCTCAAGATCACACTTTATCAACTAACCTCTGGCATTGA